A region of Methyloversatilis discipulorum DNA encodes the following proteins:
- a CDS encoding alpha/beta hydrolase family protein yields MSGREAPAPEDIEFAATDGYRLRGRLWQPAHDDGRRPAVIVCCATGVAARYYGRFAGWLAAHGLPAMTFDYRGIGESRYGSLRGLRATKHDWGALDTDAAICALAARFPGRTLVGVGHSIGGFCLGSAPSNVRLARLLLVGSQYAYWPDYAPRQRFGYLLRWHLLMPLLAALMGYFPGKRLGWLEDLPRGVALEWGLRLWPEFDRLYRWLPGASGAPDGEAARAAFAGYRGEVLACASADDPYATPVAMERLLGWFAQARTRQVQLLPARFGLTRIGHFAPFHSDMQRALWPLGLKWLRGRRSR; encoded by the coding sequence GTGAGCGGGCGGGAGGCGCCCGCGCCCGAAGACATCGAGTTCGCCGCGACCGACGGCTATCGACTGCGTGGCCGGCTATGGCAGCCCGCGCACGACGATGGCCGCAGACCGGCGGTCATCGTCTGTTGTGCCACCGGGGTCGCTGCCCGCTATTACGGACGTTTCGCCGGCTGGCTCGCCGCGCACGGGCTGCCGGCCATGACCTTCGACTACCGCGGCATCGGCGAAAGCCGCTACGGCAGCCTGCGCGGTCTGCGCGCGACCAAGCACGACTGGGGCGCGCTCGACACCGATGCGGCGATCTGCGCGCTGGCTGCCCGCTTCCCCGGGCGCACGCTGGTCGGCGTTGGTCACAGCATCGGCGGCTTCTGTCTCGGATCGGCGCCGTCGAACGTGCGCCTGGCGCGGCTGCTGCTGGTCGGCTCGCAGTACGCCTACTGGCCGGACTACGCGCCGCGCCAGCGCTTCGGCTACCTGTTGCGCTGGCACCTGCTGATGCCGCTGCTGGCCGCGCTGATGGGCTACTTTCCGGGCAAGCGTCTGGGCTGGCTGGAGGACTTGCCGCGCGGCGTGGCGCTCGAATGGGGCCTGCGGCTGTGGCCGGAGTTCGACCGGCTCTACCGCTGGTTGCCCGGCGCGTCCGGCGCCCCGGACGGCGAAGCGGCGCGCGCCGCCTTCGCCGGCTATCGCGGCGAGGTGCTGGCCTGCGCGTCGGCAGATGACCCCTACGCGACGCCGGTCGCGATGGAACGCCTGCTCGGCTGGTTCGCGCAGGCGCGCACGCGTCAGGTGCAGTTACTGCCCGCCCGCTTCGGCCTGACCCGGATCGGCCACTTCGCGCCCTTCCATTCCGACATGCAGCGCGCGCTGTGGCCGCTCGGCCTGAAGTGGTTGCGCGGACGCCGCAGCCGCTGA
- a CDS encoding FlgO family outer membrane protein, protein MRSSALALLCAGLLPLAACTSSVKPDPTYEQAASDRFVPANYKAADALLSQIDNSIGSGNPLIIATVVNIDALDQSSTLGRLVSEHVSSRFSRAGYHMVEMKFRNNVYVRQHQGEMMLTREIKDLARSHQARAVIVGTYGAAEDMVFINLKVIDPATNVALAAHDYVLPKDAAMKSLLRSTR, encoded by the coding sequence ATGCGTTCCTCTGCCCTCGCGCTGCTGTGTGCCGGCCTGCTGCCGCTGGCTGCATGCACCTCTTCGGTCAAACCCGACCCCACTTACGAACAGGCGGCCAGCGACCGCTTCGTGCCGGCCAACTACAAGGCGGCCGATGCGCTGCTCAGCCAGATCGACAATTCGATCGGCAGCGGCAATCCGCTCATCATCGCCACCGTGGTGAACATCGACGCGCTGGATCAGTCGTCCACGCTGGGCCGGCTGGTGTCAGAGCACGTGTCGTCACGCTTTTCGCGCGCCGGTTACCACATGGTGGAAATGAAGTTCCGCAACAACGTCTATGTGCGCCAGCACCAGGGCGAAATGATGCTCACCCGTGAGATCAAGGATCTCGCGCGCTCGCATCAGGCGCGCGCCGTCATCGTCGGCACCTATGGCGCGGCGGAAGACATGGTGTTCATCAATCTGAAGGTGATCGACCCGGCCACCAATGTCGCGCTGGCGGCGCACGATTACGTGCTGCCGAAGGACGCGGCAATGAAGTCGCTGCTGCGCAGCACGCGCTGA
- a CDS encoding histone deacetylase family protein, whose protein sequence is MRDRFAHMPDMLAWYADHFVLPLPETHRFPMDKYRRLRERVAAELPGVTLSEPPAATDAELCRAHDAGYVDRTSRGELSVNEIRMIGFPWSARMIERSRRSAGATMAACRSALRDGVSVNLAGGTHHAKRASGAGYCVFNDSAVAARMLQAECGIERVAIVDLDVHQGDGTAEILGRADDVFTLSLHGDRNFPFRKERSHLDVALPDGCGDDAYLAALDDALARMSARFDPQFVLYLAGADPFEGDRLGRLKLTKLGLAARDARVFDYCRRRDLPLAVAMAGGYAEDIADIVDIHFATVAAALHHATSR, encoded by the coding sequence ATGCGCGACCGTTTCGCCCACATGCCCGACATGCTTGCCTGGTACGCCGACCACTTCGTCCTGCCGCTGCCCGAAACCCATCGCTTTCCGATGGACAAGTACCGCCGGCTGCGCGAACGCGTGGCGGCCGAGTTGCCGGGCGTCACGCTGAGCGAGCCGCCGGCGGCGACCGACGCCGAACTGTGTCGCGCCCACGACGCCGGCTACGTCGATCGCACCAGCCGGGGTGAGCTGAGCGTGAACGAGATCCGCATGATCGGCTTTCCGTGGTCGGCGCGGATGATAGAGCGCTCGCGCCGCTCCGCCGGCGCCACCATGGCCGCCTGTCGGAGCGCGTTGCGCGACGGCGTGTCGGTCAATCTGGCCGGCGGCACGCACCACGCCAAGCGCGCCAGCGGCGCCGGCTACTGCGTGTTCAACGATTCGGCGGTGGCCGCCCGCATGCTGCAGGCCGAGTGCGGCATCGAACGCGTGGCCATCGTTGACCTCGACGTGCACCAGGGTGACGGCACCGCCGAGATTCTCGGACGGGCGGACGACGTGTTCACGCTGTCGCTGCACGGCGACCGCAACTTCCCCTTCCGCAAGGAACGCAGCCACCTCGACGTCGCGCTGCCCGACGGCTGCGGCGACGACGCCTACCTCGCCGCACTCGACGACGCGCTGGCGAGGATGAGCGCGCGCTTCGATCCGCAATTCGTCCTATACCTCGCCGGCGCCGACCCGTTCGAAGGCGACCGCCTGGGCCGGCTCAAGCTCACCAAGCTTGGCCTGGCCGCTCGCGACGCCCGGGTATTCGACTACTGCCGCCGACGAGACCTGCCGCTGGCGGTGGCGATGGCCGGCGGCTACGCCGAAGACATCGCCGACATCGTGGACATCCACTTCGCCACCGTCGCCGCCGCGCTGCACCACGCCACGTCCCGCTGA
- the ubiD gene encoding 4-hydroxy-3-polyprenylbenzoate decarboxylase yields the protein MKYTDLRDFIAQLERMGELKRVARPVSPHLEMTEICDRVLRAQGPAVLFEQPTGHTMPVLGNLFGTPGRVALGMGVSGEKWAEALRDIGRTLSILKEPEPPKGLKDAWDKLPMLKQVFSMAPKKVSSAPCQDIVWEGSQVDLSRLPVQHCWPGDAAPLITWGLVVTRGPDKKRQNLGIYRQQVIAQDKVIMRWLAHRGGALDFRDHARKFPGTPFPVSVVLGCDPATILGAVTPVPDTLSEYQFAGLLRGSRTELVKCIGNDLDVPASAEIVLEGELRPDASHPTGYEHAPEGPFGDHTGYYNEVAEFPVFTITRMTMRRNPIYHSTYTGKPPDEPAMLGVALNEVFVPLLQKQFPEITDFYLPPEGCSYRLAVVSMRKQYPGHAKRVMFGVWSFLRQFMYTKTIIVVDEDIDIRSWQEVIWAMTTRMDAKRDTVIVDNTPIDYLDFASPVAGLGSKMGLDATNKWPGETSREWGRTIEMDADVKRRVDAMWSELGL from the coding sequence ATGAAATACACGGATTTGCGCGACTTCATCGCGCAGCTCGAACGGATGGGCGAACTGAAGCGCGTTGCGCGCCCGGTGTCGCCGCACCTGGAAATGACGGAAATCTGCGATCGCGTGCTGCGCGCGCAGGGGCCGGCGGTGCTGTTCGAGCAGCCGACCGGCCACACGATGCCGGTGCTTGGCAACCTGTTCGGCACACCGGGCCGAGTGGCGCTCGGCATGGGCGTCAGCGGCGAAAAGTGGGCGGAAGCGCTGCGCGACATCGGGCGCACGCTGTCCATACTGAAGGAGCCCGAGCCGCCCAAGGGTCTGAAGGACGCCTGGGACAAGCTGCCAATGCTGAAGCAGGTGTTCTCGATGGCGCCGAAGAAGGTGTCGTCGGCGCCGTGTCAGGACATCGTGTGGGAAGGCAGTCAGGTCGATCTGTCGCGCCTGCCGGTGCAGCACTGCTGGCCCGGTGACGCGGCACCGTTGATCACCTGGGGTCTGGTGGTGACGCGCGGGCCTGACAAGAAGCGGCAGAACCTCGGCATCTATCGCCAGCAGGTGATCGCGCAGGACAAGGTGATCATGCGCTGGCTGGCCCACCGCGGCGGCGCGCTCGATTTCCGCGACCATGCGCGCAAGTTCCCCGGGACGCCCTTCCCGGTGTCGGTGGTGCTGGGCTGCGATCCTGCGACGATACTGGGCGCGGTGACGCCGGTGCCGGACACGCTTTCGGAGTACCAGTTCGCCGGCCTGCTGCGTGGCAGCCGCACCGAACTGGTGAAGTGCATCGGCAACGATCTGGACGTGCCGGCCAGCGCCGAAATCGTGCTCGAAGGCGAACTGCGGCCGGACGCGAGCCATCCGACCGGCTACGAGCACGCGCCGGAGGGGCCGTTCGGCGACCACACCGGTTACTACAACGAAGTGGCCGAGTTTCCGGTGTTCACGATCACGCGCATGACCATGCGCCGCAATCCGATCTACCACTCGACCTACACCGGCAAGCCGCCGGACGAGCCGGCGATGCTGGGGGTGGCGCTGAACGAGGTGTTCGTGCCGCTGTTGCAGAAACAGTTTCCCGAGATCACCGACTTCTACCTGCCGCCGGAGGGCTGTTCCTACCGGCTGGCGGTGGTGTCCATGCGCAAGCAGTATCCGGGGCACGCCAAGCGCGTCATGTTCGGCGTCTGGAGCTTCCTGCGCCAGTTCATGTACACGAAGACCATCATCGTCGTGGACGAGGACATCGACATCCGCAGCTGGCAGGAAGTGATCTGGGCGATGACCACGCGCATGGACGCGAAACGCGATACCGTCATCGTCGACAACACGCCGATCGACTACCTCGATTTCGCCAGCCCGGTGGCCGGCCTCGGGTCGAAGATGGGGCTGGATGCGACCAACAAGTGGCCGGGCGAAACCAGCCGCGAATGGGGACGCACGATAGAGATGGATGCCGACGTGAAGAGGCGGGTCGATGCGATGTGGTCCGAGCTCGGACTCTGA
- a CDS encoding competence/damage-inducible protein A, whose protein sequence is MAIGLYIIGDEILSGRRQDGHFAKVRELLAERGLQLSWVSYLGDERPRLIDAFRRSMATTDIAFSCGGIGVTPDDHTRQAAAAALGVDCVLHPAAEVEIRARFGAEVTENRLRLGEFPAGCDIIPNPFNRIPGFSCGDHHFVPGFPEMAWPMMQWVLDTKYRHLHHTRNWAEASFFVFDAHESRLLDLMQAIERDYGVTVFSLPSFGNAKRARPHIELGAKGDPDKVGPALAAMRAEVIQRGLEVDADPN, encoded by the coding sequence ATGGCCATCGGCCTCTACATCATCGGCGATGAAATCCTGTCCGGCCGCCGTCAGGATGGACACTTTGCCAAAGTGCGCGAACTGCTCGCCGAGCGCGGCCTGCAGCTGTCCTGGGTGAGCTACCTGGGCGACGAACGGCCGCGTCTGATCGACGCCTTCCGTCGATCGATGGCGACGACCGACATCGCGTTCTCCTGTGGCGGCATCGGCGTCACGCCGGATGACCACACGCGGCAGGCGGCGGCGGCGGCGCTGGGTGTCGACTGCGTGCTGCACCCGGCGGCCGAGGTCGAGATCCGCGCACGCTTCGGCGCCGAGGTGACCGAGAACCGTCTGCGTCTCGGCGAGTTTCCGGCAGGGTGCGACATCATTCCCAATCCGTTCAATCGGATTCCCGGCTTCAGCTGTGGCGACCACCACTTCGTTCCGGGTTTCCCGGAAATGGCGTGGCCGATGATGCAATGGGTGCTGGACACGAAGTACCGGCACCTGCATCACACCCGCAACTGGGCAGAGGCGTCGTTCTTCGTGTTCGACGCGCACGAGAGCCGGCTGCTCGATCTGATGCAGGCAATCGAGCGCGACTACGGTGTCACCGTATTCAGCCTGCCCAGCTTCGGCAACGCGAAGCGGGCACGACCGCACATCGAGCTCGGGGCCAAGGGTGATCCGGACAAGGTCGGACCGGCGCTGGCAGCCATGCGTGCAGAGGTGATCCAGCGCGGTCTCGAGGTCGACGCGGACCCGAACTGA